Proteins from a single region of Stutzerimonas stutzeri:
- the pilT gene encoding type IV pilus twitching motility protein PilT, with protein MDITELLAFSAKQGASDLHLSAGLPPMIRVDGDVRRINLPAMDHKQVHALIYDIMNDKQRKDFEEFLETDFSFEVPGVARFRVNAFNQNRGAGAVFRTIPSKVLTMEDLGMGEVFRKITDVPRGLVLVTGPTGSGKSTTLAAMLDYLNNTKYHHILTIEDPIEFVHESKKCLVNQREVHRDTLGFSEALRSALREDPDIILVGEMRDLETIRLALTAAETGHLVFGTLHTTSAAKTIDRVVDVFPAEEKSMVRSMLSESLQAVVSQTLLKKVGGGRVAAHEIMIGTPAIRNLIREDKVAQMYSSIQTGGSLGMQTLDSCLKGLLAKGLISRDSAKEKAKQPENF; from the coding sequence ATGGATATCACAGAACTGCTGGCCTTCAGCGCCAAGCAGGGTGCGTCGGATTTGCACCTTTCCGCCGGCCTGCCGCCGATGATCCGCGTCGATGGCGACGTGCGGCGAATCAACCTGCCGGCCATGGACCACAAGCAGGTGCATGCGCTGATCTACGACATCATGAACGACAAGCAGCGCAAGGATTTCGAGGAGTTTCTCGAGACTGACTTCTCGTTCGAAGTACCTGGCGTGGCGCGCTTCCGGGTCAACGCCTTCAACCAGAATCGGGGCGCCGGTGCGGTGTTCCGAACCATTCCCTCGAAAGTGCTGACCATGGAAGATCTCGGCATGGGCGAGGTGTTTCGCAAGATCACCGACGTACCTCGGGGCTTGGTGCTGGTTACCGGGCCGACCGGTTCGGGCAAGTCGACCACCCTGGCGGCAATGCTCGATTATCTGAACAACACAAAGTACCACCACATTCTGACCATCGAAGACCCGATCGAATTCGTCCACGAGTCGAAGAAGTGCCTGGTCAACCAGCGCGAGGTCCATCGTGACACCCTGGGCTTCTCCGAGGCGCTGCGTTCGGCACTGCGTGAAGACCCGGACATCATCCTGGTGGGCGAAATGCGTGACCTGGAAACCATCCGCCTGGCGCTGACCGCTGCGGAAACCGGTCACCTGGTATTTGGCACCCTGCACACCACATCGGCCGCCAAGACCATCGACCGCGTGGTCGACGTGTTCCCGGCCGAAGAGAAGTCCATGGTTCGCTCGATGCTCTCCGAGTCGTTGCAGGCGGTAGTCTCCCAAACGCTGCTGAAAAAGGTAGGCGGCGGCCGCGTGGCAGCCCACGAGATCATGATCGGTACGCCGGCGATCCGTAACCTGATTCGCGAGGACAAGGTGGCGCAGATGTATTCCTCGATTCAGACCGGTGGTTCGCTGGGCATGCAGACGCTCGATTCGTGCCTCAAGGGTCTGCTCGCCAAGGGGCTGATCTCGAGGGACAGCGCCAAGGAGAAGGCCAAGCAGCCGGAAAACTTCTAA